The following proteins come from a genomic window of Nodosilinea sp. FACHB-141:
- a CDS encoding serine/threonine-protein kinase: MVNSPGQALDRAANSEIRHYYQSHRLFRDRYRVLKKLGQGGFGVTYLAQNATLPGEPYCVIKQLCPKAGSELSLERAKVRFRREARALANLGSHSQIPQLLDYFTTGGEFYLVQEYVHGETLAQEVRRAGRLTEAQVKYFLREIIPVVKFIHRNRIIHRDIKPPNIIRSERDRRLVLIDFGAVREFLSDVEEQGSMQAPATQFVGTPGFAPPEQLALRPCYASDVYALGMTCLYLLTARTPIEFDQDPHSGVIRWHHTVTVSPHLTMVLDRMLLPDSQDRYTTIDELERALELEPHLDVLAGCMNTRQHPPDEFGDQSADLPSDAYLTPIQREAQAIRKWRKKRALPQEQGRSAGPVSRP, translated from the coding sequence ATGGTCAATTCACCGGGCCAAGCCCTCGACCGGGCAGCCAATTCTGAAATTCGCCACTATTACCAGTCGCACCGGCTGTTTCGCGATCGCTACCGCGTGCTGAAGAAGCTGGGCCAGGGCGGTTTTGGTGTTACCTATTTAGCTCAAAACGCCACCCTGCCCGGGGAACCCTACTGCGTGATTAAGCAACTTTGCCCCAAAGCGGGCAGTGAGCTATCCCTAGAGCGCGCCAAGGTACGGTTTCGCCGCGAGGCTCGGGCCTTGGCTAATCTTGGCAGCCATTCGCAGATTCCGCAGCTGCTTGACTACTTCACCACTGGGGGCGAATTTTACCTGGTGCAGGAGTACGTGCATGGCGAAACCCTGGCCCAAGAGGTGCGTCGTGCCGGGCGGTTAACCGAGGCCCAGGTCAAATATTTTCTGCGTGAAATTATTCCGGTGGTGAAGTTCATTCACCGCAATCGCATCATTCACCGCGACATTAAGCCCCCCAATATTATTCGCAGTGAGCGCGATCGCCGCCTGGTGCTGATCGACTTTGGGGCCGTGCGCGAGTTCCTGTCCGACGTGGAGGAGCAAGGCTCGATGCAGGCTCCGGCCACCCAGTTTGTCGGCACCCCTGGCTTTGCCCCGCCCGAGCAGCTAGCCCTGCGCCCTTGCTACGCCAGCGACGTCTACGCCCTGGGCATGACCTGCCTATATCTGCTCACCGCCCGCACCCCCATCGAGTTTGACCAAGACCCCCACAGCGGGGTGATTCGCTGGCACCACACGGTCACCGTCAGCCCCCACCTGACCATGGTGCTCGATCGCATGCTGCTGCCCGACTCCCAGGACCGCTACACCACCATCGACGAGCTGGAGCGCGCCCTGGAGCTAGAGCCCCACCTCGACGTGCTGGCCGGCTGCATGAATACGCGTCAGCACCCGCCCGACGAATTTGGCGATCAGTCTGCTGATCTACCCAGCGATGCCTATTTGACCCCCATT